Part of the Limihaloglobus sulfuriphilus genome is shown below.
GGCTGATTCCTGGACATTCATGTTATACGGCCCCAGCTCGCCTGCCAGAATTGGGTAGGTGCTGGCCCACGACTGATCATCGCTTTTGAATACGGTGTACTCATCGACAGTTATCTGCTCATAATCAGTTTTGGTCAGCGGCAGTATATACGGAGAGTTTAACTCTGTTTGAGCAAGAACGTCTTCACTGTCAAAAACAGCAATCATCATTCTATCTGAGCCCCACTGCTGAATCTGCTCATTTGAGGGATTCTCGATTCGTTCGAGAAAATCAGTTGAGGGGTTGGCCTTGTAGTATTTTACCATAACAGCGACATTATCGTGCACCGCCTCGAGCTGCATATCTTTGGAATACAGATTAAATGCAATGATACCCGGGACAACTATTACAAAGGGAACCAGCAGCTTCATAAACGCTGAGAACACGATACCCTTCTGCCCTTGAGCAAGCGAAGCCGAGCCGAGTGTTCTTTGCGTTATGTACTGGTTTAGCCCCCAGTAATAGAAGTTCGGTATCCACAGCCCCAGCAGCAGCGCCGTCCAGGGCAGTGTCCTGTCGTTTCTTGGCAGAAACATATTCATGCGGGCCTTGTTCAGCTCCCAGAACCGCTCTATCGATGACTGTGACTGGGCAAAGGACTTATAGACAACCTCGCCGGTGCCGGCATCAGATACCGCCGCGGCCTCATCGGCATTGCCAAGGGCAGCAAAAGCGAATATCATGATAACAGCTCCGCCAAGTATCAGGGCGCTGCCCTGAATTAAATCTGCCCAGGCGCAGGCCTTAAGCCCGCCTGCCGCCACGTAAACCATTGCTATAACGCCTATAACAACAGAACCGCTAAGCAGAGAAACGTCATAGCCCATCTTGCCGGCAAGCGTCCTGATGGTTAGTGCACCGGAATAGGTTACAGCTCCAAGCAGCAGCATATAAATGAACATCGTCGCTACCGCCATTATCAGCCTTGCGGCGCTGTTGTACCTGTATTCCAAAAACTCGGGCATGGTATAGATTCCGGCCCGCAGAAAATACGGCAGGAAACAGAATCCGACAATGACCAGCGTCACAGCCGCCATCCATTCATAACTGGCAATAGCAAGGCCGATGTGGCTGGCCGCATTTCCGCTCATGCCGACAAACTGCTCGGTAGAGATATTCGCCGCGATAAGAGAGAACCCTATCAGCCACCAGCTAAGGCCGCGTCCGGCGAGAAAATAGTCTTCGCTTGTAGATTCATTGCGGCTTTTTACTATGCCGATAGAGATTACCGCAACAACAAAAACCACAAATACCAAAATATCTATCGGGCCAAAAATCATACCGCGTCTCTCCAGTTAAAGTTAATTTCCGAATTTTCAGCTTATTGGATAATATTACAGGCTCCAGCCTTCTCTGTATTCCTTATGAACGAGCTTTGAGGCTTCCTGGTTATTGGTAAATTTAAGATTCTTTGAATCCCAAATCAGTTTATCGCCTCTGAATCTCGGCGCCAGGTTGCCCAGCAGCACCATCTCGGAAAGCGGGCCTGAAGCCTCAAAATTCGAACACGGAACGTGGCTTGAATCAACAATGCCGCGAACCCAGTCAATCTGTGGAGAAGGGTTAACACGCGGTATTGTCTTCTCCGGCCGCTCATAAGCCTGCATGTCGGTTTCCGGTATCAGCCTCGGGCTTGAGCCGTAACAGCCGCACCCCAGGATACCTTTGTCACCTATGAACAGCACACCGTTGTCTCCAATTCTGCGTGCAAGTTCCATAGTCTCAGGCCGCATCGGCAGCAGACCGCCGTCGTACCAGTGAACAACGACCTCGGGCATATCGCCGCGTTTGGGGAACGTGTAATGAACAATCGAAGCCGCCGGACCGGAAATCTCGTTATACCTTGAAGAGCTCGCCTCGACCGACTTGGGAGAACCAAGTTTCAGGGCTTCAAACACTGGATCAATCACATGGCAGCCCATGTCGCCAAGAGCGCCTGTGCCGTAGTCCCAGAAACCACGCCACTTGAAAGGGTGTATCTCCGGCGAATACTGTACAGCAGGAGCCGGCCCAAGCCACAGATCCCACTTTATGTGATCAGGCAGCGCCGGAGGTTTTTCTGAAAGTTTTACATATTCGCCCTGCGGCCATATCGGTCTGTCAGTCCAGGTGTGAACTTCGCGGATGTCGCCGACTGCGCCGTCCCAGATCCATTCACATACCAGACGGATACCCTCGCCGCAGTGGCCCTGGTTGCCCATCTGTGTTTTAACGCCGTGCTTGCGTGCAAGCTCGGTGAGGTAACGGGATTCATAGACCGTGTGCGTAAGAGGCTTCTGAACACAGACATGTTTGCCGCGTTTGATAGCTTCTGCGGCGATGACGGCATGGGTATGGTCAGGAGTCGAGATTATAACACCATCTATTTCTTTATCCATCTCGTCAAACATTATCCGCCAGTCATGATATTTCCTGGCTTTGGGAAAACTCTTAATAGTTTCTGACGCCCGTTCAAAATCTATGTCACATATCGCCACAATGTTGCTCTCTTGCGAAGCAGATTTTGTATCACTCTTTCCTTTTCCGCCCGCGCCGACAATGGCGATATTAGGCCGGTTGTTGGCGGATGGTTGACCATTTGCTCCGAGAACATGTTTGGGCACAAAAGTAAACGCACCCAATGCCGCGGAGCTTTTCACGAAATTACGCCTTGATATTTTAGCCATAATTTACCTTTCTAAACGGCCTCTGCGGCCATTTTAAATATAAAATGTATAATATAAATTATTTCAAAGGAACAATAAATCGCTGTTAAATGACGATTTATTGTTCTTGACTCTCAACTTTGAAAACTATGTCTTTTATATTTATCTCGAATCTGAAATTTCAAATCCCAGATTTCAAAATGAGAAAATTCGTGAATTTTCTCTACACTAGCGCCTCATGCCTAATTCTCGAGCGGCACAGTTTTCGGCTCACATCCCATGCCCGCGGCAAGCAGATATACTGCAAAGCCTACAATAAACGACATAAGCGTTTCCAGACCGTAAGCGAATCCGATTCCGGGAATTACGCCCAGTATTCCTACAACAAAACCGCACGCCCAGGCGATATATCCTGCCCAGTTGACGCCTTCGCGGGGTCCGTTCCAGCCGCGGCTGCGGATATAATCAGCGAACATAGCTCCAAGTATCGGCCCAAACGAAGCACCGATTATGCCGAAAAAGCCAACCAGATTTGCCGCCAGACCTGTTGCCGCCAGCACTACACCTATGCCTCCGGAAACCAGCGTCATAGGCTTTGAGGGTATTTTGGGGAACATTGTCGCAAAGGCGTTAGCCGCCAAAAACGCGCAAAAGCCTGTCGGGCATACGCACGCTATTACAAATACCCAGTACATGATTTTTGATAATCCGCTTACAGTTCCGATGGACTCTATAAATGCCGCAAACGTTCCGCTGCCGGCATGAACAGCCAGCTCAGGGTTGTTGCCGATTGCGCCGGCCATGGTCATAATACCAAAGATACCGGCAACCAGAGCTGCAATCGTGATGCCGACAAGACCGCCCATAACAACATCTTTTTCACTGCGGCTGTTGCATGTAAAATCAGCTCCCGCTGCACCGGCGGTAGCAAAGAAGCCCGCGGCAGACTGAAACGCCGCGAATGCCGCTATACCCATCACGGGAACGGCACTTCCGAATGAGTTAAATCCTGACATTACATCGGAAAACTTTGATATACCATCAAGATTAGAAAAGCCGGCTATTATAATAACAATAAGCGGCGCCAGCGGCACCCAGCTTGAAATCGCTCCGAGCAGGCCTATGCCGGTTGCCCCGACAAATGCGAGGATCAGACCCCACACGGCCGCGACTATCCAGAAAAGCAGGCTGCCCGCTTCGGCGTTACTGCCGATGGCTTTCATGAAAAAACTCGTCGCTGTGAAGGTAAAAACTGCGTGCCAACCGATCTGAAGAACACCCATCAACAGCCCCGGCATCAGGATTCCGCCTTTGGTGCCGAATGTGGATGAGCCCACAACATAAAGCGGCATTCCGGTCTTAAAACCAAGAATTCCAGGCACATAATAGATGAGAAAACAAAACAGCGAGCCCAGGATCAGGCCTATTACCGCCGCGTTTACGCTGCCGTAGGCAAGAGCGCCGGCCATACCCGCCATAAAGGGTACTGAGATGAATATGCCCGCATACGACGGTGCGGTATTCTTGTACCACGGTGCGCGGTTCTCCATCGAGTTGGGTGAGGCTTCTTTAAGATAGGATGGTAATACGTTGCTCATAATCAGTCTCCACAATTTAATAAACACCTTTTATAAATGCACTTACAAACATTTTAAATTAACTGTACAGCTTCCTGTTAAAAACCGAAGCCACTAAATAAAATACACCTGTATTAACAATCGGTTTCTGCATTTCAATTTTACGCACTAAACATTATTAAACAAGTATAAAGTTTTGCAATTAGTTTTTTATCTTTTCTGGGCTTGACATAACTGTCGCCGCAGATGTCTTTGATACAGTTGTCATAATACCGGTTTGCGGAAACCGCTTTTCCTGCCATATCACTGGTTGAAATATTTCATCAATTTAATCCATTTCATATTGACTCCTGAATAAGATTTTATCAGGCGTTTAGCATATTGCATTTATATTTTTTACGGATATAATAAAATATTAGATACAGAAACGGAATTATTCAGGAATAAAATTGTAAAAACCTATGGGAACAGAACATATACGTAATTTTTCTATCGTGGCACACATTGACCACGGCAAAAGCACAATCGCTGACCGGTTGCTGCTGATGACAGGGTCTGTAACAGAGCGAGAATTTCACCAGCAGCTGCTTGACAGCATGGATCTGGAACGTGAACGCGGCATAACAATCAAAGCCTCCGCGGTTACTATGGACTATGTCCATGAAGGCCAAAAATACATGATAAACTTCATTGACACCCCGGGACATGTGGACTTTCACTATGAAGTATCCCGTGCCCTGGCGGCGTGTGAAGGCGCACTGCTTGTGGTTGATTCATCTCAAGGTGTTGAGGCACAAACTGTTGCCAATGCATACCTTGCAGTAGAAGCCGGCCTTGAGATAATACCGGTGCTCAACAAGGTTGACCTGCCGGCGGCACAGCCGGAAGTCGCCGCCGAAGAGGTTGAAACAATACTCGGTTTCAGTCATGACGAATGCTATATGGTAAGTGCAAAATCCGGCCTGGGCATGAAAGAGCTGCTTACTGCTATTGTCGAAAAACTCCCGGCCCCGCTGGACAGAAGCAATGAAGCCCTGAGGGCTCTTATTTTTGACAGTCATTTCGACGGCTACCGCGGCGTTATATGTTATGTGAGGGTTGTTTCCGGCGAGCTGAAAACCGGCCAGAAGATAATGCTTATGGGCTCAAACCGCAACTATAATGTTACTGAGCTGGGCAAGTTTAAGCCGCAAATGGTCGCTGTTGATTCACTGGGAACAGGCGAAGTGGGTTACCTTATCGCCAACATCAAGAGCCTTGCAGATGTCACTGTCGGCGACACAATTACAGACGATGCCAATCCCGCTGATACCCCGCTGCCCGGCTACAATCCCCCGATGCAGATGGTTTTTTCTGACTTTTATCCCGCCGACACGGGTGATTATCCAAAAATGAAAGCGGCATTCGAGAAACTGGCGCTGAACGACTCAAGTTTCTCGTTTACACCTCAGAACTCCCCTGCTTTGGGTTTTGGCTTCCGTTGCGGTTTTCTGGGGCTTTTGCACATGGAAATAATACAGGAACGTCTTGAGCGTGAAAACGACATCGGTGTTGTTCAGACCGCCCCAACTGTAAGCTATGAAATATTAACTACTTCCGGCGAGGTAATGCGGATTGACTCGCCCAGCCAGATGCCGGATCCCTCACTGGTTGCAGAATTTCGTGAGCCCATTGTACGCCTTGAGATTATAATGCCTAAAGAAAGCATAGGCGCGGTTATGCAGCTTACTGAACAGAGGCGATGCAAGCTCAACAAAACCGAATATATCAGCCCTATCCGTGTCATGATGGAATTTCGGGCCCCGCTGGCAGAGATTGTTTACGACTTCTACGATGTACTCAAAGGTGCTACACACGGCTACGCGACAATGGATTACGAGCTGCTGGGTTTTGAAAAATCGAACCTGGTTAAGATTGATATTCTCGTGAACAAGGTCGCCGTTGACGCGCTCTCAATAATAGTCCACCGATCCAACGCCGAAGCACGCGGCAGGAGGCTGCTTATCAGACTCCGCAGAGCTATAAACCGCCACCAGTTCGAAATTCCGCTGCAGGTTGCCATCGGCGGCAAGATAATCGCCAGAGAAACTATTAAGGCCTTCCGAAAAGATGTTACATCTAAGCTCTACGGCGGAGACATCACACGTAAGATGAAAGTGCTCAAAAAGCAAAAAGAAGGCAAGAAGCGTATGAAGAGCGTCGGCTCGGTTCAGATCCCTCAGGAGGCATTTATGACGGTACTAAAAAACGAGGACTGATTTAGCGAAATTCAAATTCAGATGCAAAGCCGGGCTGTGCAGGCTGCCTGAGCAATGGCTGTTTTCAAGTGCTCGCCGCGGCTTTGCAGAAAGCAAACAACATGAATATTACCGCTAAGGATATCATTCAAAGATTCAAGCTCCAGGCCCACCCTGAAGGCGGATATTTCACTGAAACATACCGCAGCGGTTTGGCGTTTGATAATCCCGCGGTTAAAAACACATACAAGACGCAGCATTGCGCAGGCACCGCCATATACTACCTTTTGACATCCGGCACTTTTTCAGCAATGCACAGGGTTGCCAGTGATGAGATATTTCATTTCTATCTTGGGGATGCGGTAGAAATGCTCCAGCTTTTGCCTGACGGCAGCGGCAAAAATATCTCTATCGGCACAGACATCAATACCGGCCAACAGCCCCAGGTTCTTGTTCCGGCAGGCAGCTGGCAGGGATGCCGGCTTGCTGAGGGTGGAAAGTTCGCCCTGATGGGCTGCACCGTCGCTCCAGGCTTTGAATTTGAAGATTTTCAAATGGCAGACAGAGAACAGCTTATACGGAAATATCCCGATTTTAAAAAGGATATCCTTCAGCTCACAAAATAAGATAGCTTTTTTACATAATCATTTATATAATACATGTTTTGCCGGCGGATTGCCGGAAGTTGCAGCTTCTTTTAATAAGGAATAACAATGAAAAGGTATGTAACTGTCATAGCGATTACAGCAATATGCTGTGATGTTATCTTCGCGGCTCTGGAACCTCAGCTTAAATTGGTCTGGGAAAAAGAGTTCTCTTTTGAAGACGACAAAAGCTCCTGCATCTCGAAAGCGTGGTTAAACAAGCAAAACGTAATTGAATTTGCCGGGTTTTCTTTCATAACGAAAGAACCACAAAGCGGGTGCATATATACCGGAAGCATTGACCACGAGGGCGGGATTACAAAAAAACTCATCGGCAAGGCTCCAGATTACAAATTCTGGGCAAAGATGACGAGCAATTCTATTTTGGCTGTTTACAAATACAACGGCCGGCTGAAAATGGTGGGCGAATTCCGCCCGTCCAGGAGCAAAACAACAGAACCGCTCAAGCCGCTTCATGAGATCAAAGGCGTTATTCTATATGAAACGCCAAACTTCAAACCGACAGACTACGGAATTCGGACAACGGTTACTGATTCATACGTCTCGGATAACGGCATTTACTACTGCGGCATAAACCACCCCGGCGGCTGCGTTTTCAAGATGGACATGTATAACAAGCTCCGCTGGCTCAGAGAGATTGATTACAACCAGACATGCGCAGTTAACGACATGTCCGCTGTGGAGAATGAAGGTATTTACATAGTCGGCATATCCGGTGAATCAGAATCGAAATTCGGTTTAAAATCCCCCGCAGATATTTTTGTCCGCAAATATGATTTCGACGGCAACTTTAAAGGTGAATACACATTCGAAACTGGCCTGGGCACATTCAACTTTCCTGTTATTTCAGCCGCCAAATCAGGAGCTGCAATCTCATACCTTGATACGGAACCAGTCACGTCAGAAAAAGGAAACAATCAACAAACACAGCAAACATGCCCCGGTAACGGGGTAAAATTCACCGGCGAGGGAATGTCACTGTGCCAGAAAATAACCATGTTAGACACAAGCCTCAAACACAAATGGACGGCCAGGGTCACCGACACTGAAAACGCAATGATTGAGAATAAAACTGTTCTCGGCTCAAACTGTGTGTTTGGCTATACAGATATCATAGGCCAGAAAGATTCAACAATTCTCTCCGTTTACAGCCTGGAAGGAAACAGAATATGCAGCGAGAAGATCAATTTCATAGCAGCAACAGTTGAAATATTTGCCATTACCGATTCAAATAACACTCAAAGCTGCATCCTCCTCGGGAAAGGCATACAAACTGATAAAACCGAGAAAACCATGACATTTACCATAAAAGCCGCCAGGATAGAACTAATCGAATGAGGCTGAAGGCACTTGACAGATTTACGGGAAAGAGTGCGGCTTTTTTTATTGCCACAAAAAAACCATCTAAATAAGCGGTATTAACCGGCTTTTTGCTTGAACAACAGGCAATCTCTATTGTATAATATTTTGTTTAGTATATTTTGATAAATAAGGAATGATTTAAACATGCTTGTAAAAGCGCTTAAAGCAAAAATACACAGGGCAACTGTAACAGATGCTGAATTGAACTACCCGGGCAGCGTAGCGATCGACACAAACCTGTTAAAGGCATCTGGAATAAGACCTTACGAAGAGGTTCTGCTTGCCAATATAAATAACGGCGAACGGGTGGAAACCTATGTTGTGCCGGCCCCTGAGGGTAGTGGGCGAATTGGCATTTTGGGTGCGGCGGCACGGAAATTTGAGCCGGGTGATATTGTGATTATCATAAACTTCGGCTATTACAGCCCTGAGGAAATGGAAAAACACAAACCCGTAGTGGTTGTAGCTGATGACAAAAACGGCATAGCAAAAACTATGTAAACTGCCCTCTAATTGAAGATGTCGCATCCATGAAACCGGAACTATTCACTATACCTTTTACCAACCTGACCGTTAAAGGCCCCGGACTTATGATAGCTATCGGTTTTATCGCCGCGGCTTTTATAGTAAAGTACATGTCCAGGAGGGTCAGCATAAAGGATGATATCCTTGTCAACGCGGCACTTATATCACTGGTTGCCGGCCTTTTCGGATCAAGAGTCCTTCACGTCGTCCATTACTACGAGCATTTTGACAGTTTTCTCGCTGTTTTCCGCATTTGGGAACCGGGGCGAGAGCTGCTCGGCGGCGTAATCGCGGCTATCATTGCCATAGTTGTGTATCTCCATATAAAAAAACAGCGGATTATGCTGTGCCTGGACATTCTCGCCGTGGCACTCATGGCGGGTATAGGTTTTGGACGAATCGGCTGCCTGCTTGAAGGGTGCTGCTACGGCAAACCATGCAGTCTGCCTTGGGCTGTGGTATTCCCTTACGATTCAATACCTTACAACTCACAGGCATACCCTGACCCTCAAAGAGGCAGAGATGAACCGACATTGAAACTGCCGTCGTCTTATTACGGCAGAGTATCCCAGGACGGCCGCTGGATTCCGGCACCCGAGGGCGATGCAAAATTTAATTATCCGTTGAAACCGTATGAAATGCTCACCGAAGAAGAAAAGCAGGCTGTCTCTAAAAACGGTCCTAACCACTGCGTGCCGATACATCCCACTCAGCTCTACTCCTCTGTTTTTGCTTTCAGCTGGCTGGCGATCTTGTTCTTCTACTGGCGGCTCGCCGGCGCCGGTTCGCTTTACGGCAGACAAGAACATGAGAAATCACCCATGCGATACCGGCTTGCCAGACCGGGCATTACCGGCGCTTTGATGCTTGTGCTGTATGGCTTTGGCAGGATAATACTTGAGAATCTCAGGGATGACAATCCTTATGAAATAAGCACACTCACCATTTCACAAATTATCAGCATCGCCATGATAGCTGCCGGCTCTATAATAGCCGCTTATATAGCAGGCAAGCCGGATTGAGCAAAAAAGATACCGCTTAGATTTTAACGCAAATATAGATAAAATTAACCGTTACAAAAAGAGACTATTTTAGATAACCGCCTCGCAGCACAATTTTTCAGAAATAAATGCTTATTTCTTGACCTTGCACACAGATTAAGTATAGTAATAAAGACTTTTAAATCCATTGTTCATCCGCAATTAAGTAAACTGATGGTAAAATCAGATTTGTTAATGTTACTATAAATAAGGACAAAAATGAAAATTAGCCAAAGAGCACAAGCCGTTCCGGCTTCAGCAACAATGCTGGTAGCTACTCGCGCAAAAGAAATGAAAGCACAAGGCATCGACGTTGTCAGTTATGGCGCCGGCGAACCGGATTTTGACACACCTCAATACATAAAAGACGCGGCAATCAAAGCTATAAATGACGGCAAAACAGGCTACACAGCAACTCCGGGAATACCCGAACTGAAAAAAGCCATTTGCGAAAAGCTCAAAGCTGAAAACAATCTCGACTACACCCCTGAACAGATAATATGCAATATCGGAGCAAAACACTCTATATACGAAGCCTTCCAGGCTATACTTGATGATGGCGATGAAGTTATTATGCCTGCTCCGTACTGGGTAACATATCCAGAGGCAATCAAACTTGCAGGAGGAACACCAAAAGTCATAAACGGAGACCCGTCAAACAGTTATAAAGTTACTCCAGAACAGCTCAAAAATGCCCTTACAGATAAGACAGCGGCATTTTTGCTGAACTCGCCCAACAACCCCGGCGGCTTCTGCTATACACCTGATGAGCTCAAAGAGCTGGCCAAAGTGCTTGAAGGAACAAATGTAACAGTAGTTTCTGACGAGATTTACGAACGCCTTGTTTACGGTAATACACAGTTTATAAGTTTCGCCGCTCTCAGCGACGATGCCTTCAGCAGGACAATTACTATAAACGGTTTCAGCAAGGCATTCGCCATGACCGGATGGCGTCTGGGATACACTGCCGGCCCGCTGCAGATTATAAAGGCTATGGGCAAACTCCAGTCACATATGACGCAGAATCCGGTTAGTTTTGTCCAGTATGCCGCTGTTGAAGCACTCAAAGACCCGGACGGCGTTGTAGAACAGATGCGGCTGGAATTTGAGAAACGCGGCGGACATATGTCAAAACGCTTAAAGGCGATTGAGGGATTCATCTGCCCGGAACCGACAGGCGCGTTTTACTGCTTCCCTGATGTAAGTCACTATTACGGCAAGACTATTGGCGGCGTTGAGATAACCGACAGTATGACATTTGCTCAGACTCTGCTCGAACAGGCGAACGTAGCGATTGTTCCCGGCGGGGCTTTCGGGTGTGACAACAATGTACGACTCAGCTTTGCCTGCTCAATGGAACAGATAGACAAAGGAATTGACAGGATTCAAGATTGGCTCAAGAGCTGACACAAGTCAAAGTGATATTTTAATCAAAACCGATAAGGGAGCATCAGAAATGCTCCCTTTTTTTATAAGCCGGCCTTGTGGTTTTACTGATTCCGAAGCTCTAAACAGCATGTTTTATATACAGCGGCATAGCGGCAGCGAAGAGATGGGGACATAATATTTTTTGAATTCTCTTGACTTTAAACTGTCAAAACATAATTCTATTGCACTAAAAGAAATAAATTATGTTGCTTGCTTAAAGCACAAAAGATTTTTATCTACTTGTAAAATTTAGAGTTACATCTGGAATACCAATGGCGGAAAAAAACAGCACAAAAGCGCTGGTAGTCGTAGAGTCACCGGCCAAAGCGAAAACTATAAACAAATACCTTGGTTCGAACTTCGAGGTAAAAGCCTCTGTTGGCCATATCCGTGACCTTCCGAGCAAAGGACTTAACGTTGATATAGAAAACAACTTTGAGCCTACGTATGACATTATGCCCGGAAAGAAGCGGACACTCAACTCACTCAAGAGTGCGGCGAAAAAATGCGACACACTATACCTGGCAACTGACCTTGACCGCGAGGGAGAGGCAATAGCCTGGCATATCAGCGAGATGTTAAAGTTTGATCCGGAAAAAACGTATCGTGTTGTATTTAACGCAATTACAAAGAAATCTATACAGGATGCATTTTCAGAGCCCGGCAAACTGAACATGAACAAGGTAATGGCTCAACAGGCCAGGCGAATCCT
Proteins encoded:
- a CDS encoding sodium:solute symporter family transporter gives rise to the protein MIFGPIDILVFVVFVVAVISIGIVKSRNESTSEDYFLAGRGLSWWLIGFSLIAANISTEQFVGMSGNAASHIGLAIASYEWMAAVTLVIVGFCFLPYFLRAGIYTMPEFLEYRYNSAARLIMAVATMFIYMLLLGAVTYSGALTIRTLAGKMGYDVSLLSGSVVIGVIAMVYVAAGGLKACAWADLIQGSALILGGAVIMIFAFAALGNADEAAAVSDAGTGEVVYKSFAQSQSSIERFWELNKARMNMFLPRNDRTLPWTALLLGLWIPNFYYWGLNQYITQRTLGSASLAQGQKGIVFSAFMKLLVPFVIVVPGIIAFNLYSKDMQLEAVHDNVAVMVKYYKANPSTDFLERIENPSNEQIQQWGSDRMMIAVFDSEDVLAQTELNSPYILPLTKTDYEQITVDEYTVFKSDDQSWASTYPILAGELGPYNMNVQESAQTGGTGISTEKFVAYKYDTAFAQLLGNVLPQNTGLVGFVLAALLGAVVSSLAAMLNAASTIFSMDIFHKYIGKTAEQKTLVMVGRCCVVVFSLVAIALAPQLGNPKISNSIFTIIQESQGFISPGILAVFVFGLLIHRAPAFVGVVGLLTNIAAYGILKLYVPGLNFLNRMAICLGLCLLIMAIMTVIKPLKEPIVFRQNTQIELTTSKTAKIFGVAIIIITLIFYIVFSPIGICK
- a CDS encoding cupin domain-containing protein, with protein sequence MNITAKDIIQRFKLQAHPEGGYFTETYRSGLAFDNPAVKNTYKTQHCAGTAIYYLLTSGTFSAMHRVASDEIFHFYLGDAVEMLQLLPDGSGKNISIGTDINTGQQPQVLVPAGSWQGCRLAEGGKFALMGCTVAPGFEFEDFQMADREQLIRKYPDFKKDILQLTK
- a CDS encoding Gfo/Idh/MocA family oxidoreductase, which codes for MAKISRRNFVKSSAALGAFTFVPKHVLGANGQPSANNRPNIAIVGAGGKGKSDTKSASQESNIVAICDIDFERASETIKSFPKARKYHDWRIMFDEMDKEIDGVIISTPDHTHAVIAAEAIKRGKHVCVQKPLTHTVYESRYLTELARKHGVKTQMGNQGHCGEGIRLVCEWIWDGAVGDIREVHTWTDRPIWPQGEYVKLSEKPPALPDHIKWDLWLGPAPAVQYSPEIHPFKWRGFWDYGTGALGDMGCHVIDPVFEALKLGSPKSVEASSSRYNEISGPAASIVHYTFPKRGDMPEVVVHWYDGGLLPMRPETMELARRIGDNGVLFIGDKGILGCGCYGSSPRLIPETDMQAYERPEKTIPRVNPSPQIDWVRGIVDSSHVPCSNFEASGPLSEMVLLGNLAPRFRGDKLIWDSKNLKFTNNQEASKLVHKEYREGWSL
- a CDS encoding pyridoxal phosphate-dependent aminotransferase; translation: MKISQRAQAVPASATMLVATRAKEMKAQGIDVVSYGAGEPDFDTPQYIKDAAIKAINDGKTGYTATPGIPELKKAICEKLKAENNLDYTPEQIICNIGAKHSIYEAFQAILDDGDEVIMPAPYWVTYPEAIKLAGGTPKVINGDPSNSYKVTPEQLKNALTDKTAAFLLNSPNNPGGFCYTPDELKELAKVLEGTNVTVVSDEIYERLVYGNTQFISFAALSDDAFSRTITINGFSKAFAMTGWRLGYTAGPLQIIKAMGKLQSHMTQNPVSFVQYAAVEALKDPDGVVEQMRLEFEKRGGHMSKRLKAIEGFICPEPTGAFYCFPDVSHYYGKTIGGVEITDSMTFAQTLLEQANVAIVPGGAFGCDNNVRLSFACSMEQIDKGIDRIQDWLKS
- the lepA gene encoding translation elongation factor 4 translates to MGTEHIRNFSIVAHIDHGKSTIADRLLLMTGSVTEREFHQQLLDSMDLERERGITIKASAVTMDYVHEGQKYMINFIDTPGHVDFHYEVSRALAACEGALLVVDSSQGVEAQTVANAYLAVEAGLEIIPVLNKVDLPAAQPEVAAEEVETILGFSHDECYMVSAKSGLGMKELLTAIVEKLPAPLDRSNEALRALIFDSHFDGYRGVICYVRVVSGELKTGQKIMLMGSNRNYNVTELGKFKPQMVAVDSLGTGEVGYLIANIKSLADVTVGDTITDDANPADTPLPGYNPPMQMVFSDFYPADTGDYPKMKAAFEKLALNDSSFSFTPQNSPALGFGFRCGFLGLLHMEIIQERLERENDIGVVQTAPTVSYEILTTSGEVMRIDSPSQMPDPSLVAEFREPIVRLEIIMPKESIGAVMQLTEQRRCKLNKTEYISPIRVMMEFRAPLAEIVYDFYDVLKGATHGYATMDYELLGFEKSNLVKIDILVNKVAVDALSIIVHRSNAEARGRRLLIRLRRAINRHQFEIPLQVAIGGKIIARETIKAFRKDVTSKLYGGDITRKMKVLKKQKEGKKRMKSVGSVQIPQEAFMTVLKNED
- a CDS encoding cytosine permease, with product MSNVLPSYLKEASPNSMENRAPWYKNTAPSYAGIFISVPFMAGMAGALAYGSVNAAVIGLILGSLFCFLIYYVPGILGFKTGMPLYVVGSSTFGTKGGILMPGLLMGVLQIGWHAVFTFTATSFFMKAIGSNAEAGSLLFWIVAAVWGLILAFVGATGIGLLGAISSWVPLAPLIVIIIAGFSNLDGISKFSDVMSGFNSFGSAVPVMGIAAFAAFQSAAGFFATAGAAGADFTCNSRSEKDVVMGGLVGITIAALVAGIFGIMTMAGAIGNNPELAVHAGSGTFAAFIESIGTVSGLSKIMYWVFVIACVCPTGFCAFLAANAFATMFPKIPSKPMTLVSGGIGVVLAATGLAANLVGFFGIIGASFGPILGAMFADYIRSRGWNGPREGVNWAGYIAWACGFVVGILGVIPGIGFAYGLETLMSFIVGFAVYLLAAGMGCEPKTVPLEN
- a CDS encoding prolipoprotein diacylglyceryl transferase, with the protein product MKPELFTIPFTNLTVKGPGLMIAIGFIAAAFIVKYMSRRVSIKDDILVNAALISLVAGLFGSRVLHVVHYYEHFDSFLAVFRIWEPGRELLGGVIAAIIAIVVYLHIKKQRIMLCLDILAVALMAGIGFGRIGCLLEGCCYGKPCSLPWAVVFPYDSIPYNSQAYPDPQRGRDEPTLKLPSSYYGRVSQDGRWIPAPEGDAKFNYPLKPYEMLTEEEKQAVSKNGPNHCVPIHPTQLYSSVFAFSWLAILFFYWRLAGAGSLYGRQEHEKSPMRYRLARPGITGALMLVLYGFGRIILENLRDDNPYEISTLTISQIISIAMIAAGSIIAAYIAGKPD
- the panD gene encoding aspartate 1-decarboxylase: MLVKALKAKIHRATVTDAELNYPGSVAIDTNLLKASGIRPYEEVLLANINNGERVETYVVPAPEGSGRIGILGAAARKFEPGDIVIIINFGYYSPEEMEKHKPVVVVADDKNGIAKTM